From Cyprinus carpio isolate SPL01 chromosome A7, ASM1834038v1, whole genome shotgun sequence, a single genomic window includes:
- the LOC109084530 gene encoding ferritin, heavy subunit encodes MSSQVRQNFEEACEAAINRQINMELYASYVYLSMSYYFDRDDQALHNFAKFFRHQSHEEREHAEKLMKFQNQRGGRIFLQDVKKPEKDEWGSGVEALECALQLEKSVNHSLLELHKLSSQHNDPHMCDFIETHYLDEQVKSIKELGDWVTNLRRMGAPQNGMAEYMFDKLTLGKESS; translated from the exons ATGAGCTCTCAGGTGAGACAGAACTTCGAGGAGGCCTGCGAAGCGGCCATCAACCGTCAGATCAACATGGAGCTGTATGCATCCTACGTCTACCTTTCCATG TCGTACTACTTTGACCGAGATGATCAGGCCCTACACAACTTTGCGAAGTTTTTCCGCCATCAGTCCCACGAAGAGCGCGAACACGCTGAGAAACTGATGAAGTTTCAGAACCAGAGGGGAGGGAGGATCTTTCTGCAGGACGTGAAG aaaccAGAGAAGGATGAGTGGGGAAGTGGTGTGGAAGCTCTTGAATGTGCCCTACAGCTGGAAAAGAGCGTCAATCACTCCCTCCTGGAGCTGCATAAGCTGTCCTCGCAGCACAACGACCCTCAT ATGTGCGATTTCATTGAGACACACTACTTGGACGAGCAGGTGAAGTCCATCAAAGAACTGGGCGACTGGGTGACCAACCTGCGCCGTATGGGCGCCCCCCAGAACGGCATGGCTGAGTATATGTTCGACAAGCTCACACTTGGCAAAGAGAGCAGCTAA